A genome region from Thermococcus gorgonarius includes the following:
- a CDS encoding ABC transporter permease, translating to MAATEELRALMGVARKNWKVFLSYKLWFISDILMGFFFAGNALLIGIGLTGKRYSESLAELTGYSDYLLFAVLGFMVLGFGLTFLSGFVWSVVDELYAGTLEYSFASPMRRITFFLGNVLVRLVLNGVFLLVYVPLFVVLFDLRIDAIPFLRGLAVLLLGTPGMIGLGLAAAGIVLYLRDPGPFVSILEMLVFALSGAMYPISILPRPLQVMAKVLPYAPTTEALREAVVHGISGAREEIAYLLLVSTAYTIFGYLVYKWSEKQARKVGLKSY from the coding sequence ATGGCGGCTACTGAAGAGCTTAGGGCCCTCATGGGGGTGGCAAGAAAAAACTGGAAGGTCTTCCTGAGCTACAAGCTCTGGTTCATCAGCGACATCCTCATGGGCTTTTTCTTCGCCGGCAACGCCCTCCTCATCGGAATAGGGCTGACAGGCAAAAGGTACTCGGAATCCCTCGCCGAGCTCACCGGCTACTCAGACTACCTCCTCTTCGCTGTCCTCGGCTTCATGGTTCTCGGCTTTGGATTAACCTTCCTCAGCGGGTTCGTCTGGAGCGTGGTTGACGAGCTCTACGCCGGGACCCTTGAGTACTCCTTCGCCTCACCGATGAGGAGGATAACCTTCTTCCTCGGCAACGTCCTCGTCAGGCTCGTCCTCAACGGGGTGTTCCTTCTGGTTTACGTTCCGCTCTTCGTCGTGCTCTTCGACCTGAGAATAGACGCTATCCCGTTCCTCAGAGGGTTGGCCGTTCTCCTCCTTGGGACACCCGGGATGATAGGCCTGGGCCTGGCCGCCGCTGGAATCGTCCTCTACCTTCGCGATCCCGGGCCCTTCGTAAGCATCCTCGAGATGCTCGTCTTTGCCCTCAGCGGGGCGATGTATCCAATCTCCATCCTCCCAAGGCCCCTTCAGGTGATGGCAAAGGTTCTCCCCTACGCTCCGACTACTGAAGCCCTCAGAGAAGCCGTTGTTCATGGGATTTCAGGGGCCAGGGAAGAGATAGCCTACCTTCTGCTGGTTTCCACAGCTTACACTATTTTCGGCTACCTGGTGTACAAATGGAGTGAAAAACAGGCGAGAAAAGTGGGGCTGAAGAGCTACTAA
- the thsB gene encoding thermosome subunit beta → MAQLAGQPVVILPEGTQRYVGRDAQRLNILAARIIAETVRTTLGPKGMDKMLVDSLGDIVITNDGATILDEMDIQHPAAKMMVEVAKTQDKEAGDGTTTAVVIAGELLRKAEELLDQNIHPSIIIKGYALAAEKAQEILDSIAKDVDVEDVETLKKAAMTAITGKAAEEEREYLAEIAVEAVRQVAEKVDGKYKVDLDNIKFEKKEGGAVSDTQLIKGVVIDKEVVHPGMPKRVENAKIALINEALEVKETETDAEIRITSPEQLQAFLEQEERMLKEMVDKIKEVGANVVFVQKGIDDLAQHYLAKYGIMAVRRVKKSDMEKLAKATGAKIVTNIRDLTPEDLGEAELVEQRKVAGENMIFVEGCKNPKAVTILIRGGTEHVVDEVERALEDAVKVVKDIIEDGKIVAAGGAPEIELAIRLDEYAKEVGGKEQLAIEAFAEALKVIPRTLAENAGLDPIETLVKVIAAHKEKGPTIGVDVFEGEPADMMERGVIAPVRVPKQAIKSASEAAIMILRIDDVIAASKLEKDKEGGKGGSEDFSSDLD, encoded by the coding sequence ATGGCCCAGCTCGCAGGCCAGCCAGTTGTTATTCTGCCTGAGGGAACCCAGAGGTACGTCGGAAGGGACGCCCAGAGGCTGAACATTCTGGCCGCAAGGATAATAGCCGAGACAGTGAGAACCACCCTCGGTCCGAAGGGAATGGACAAGATGCTCGTCGACAGCCTTGGTGACATCGTTATCACCAACGACGGTGCAACTATTCTCGACGAGATGGACATCCAGCACCCGGCCGCTAAAATGATGGTTGAGGTTGCCAAGACTCAGGACAAGGAGGCCGGTGACGGTACCACCACCGCCGTCGTCATCGCCGGTGAGCTTCTCAGGAAGGCTGAAGAGTTACTCGACCAGAACATTCACCCGAGCATAATCATCAAGGGTTACGCCCTCGCTGCCGAGAAAGCCCAGGAGATACTTGACAGCATTGCCAAGGACGTTGACGTCGAGGACGTTGAGACCCTCAAGAAGGCCGCCATGACCGCCATCACCGGTAAGGCCGCCGAGGAAGAGAGGGAGTACCTGGCTGAGATTGCCGTTGAGGCCGTCAGGCAGGTCGCCGAGAAGGTCGATGGCAAGTACAAGGTCGACCTCGACAACATCAAGTTTGAGAAGAAGGAGGGCGGTGCCGTCAGCGACACCCAGCTCATCAAGGGTGTTGTCATCGACAAGGAGGTCGTCCACCCAGGCATGCCAAAGAGGGTTGAGAACGCCAAGATAGCCCTCATCAACGAGGCCCTTGAGGTCAAGGAGACTGAAACAGATGCCGAGATCAGGATTACCAGCCCAGAGCAGCTTCAGGCCTTCCTCGAGCAGGAGGAGAGGATGCTCAAGGAGATGGTCGACAAGATCAAGGAGGTCGGTGCCAACGTTGTCTTCGTCCAGAAGGGTATTGACGACCTCGCCCAGCACTACCTGGCTAAGTACGGCATAATGGCAGTCAGGAGAGTCAAGAAGAGCGACATGGAGAAGCTCGCCAAGGCCACCGGAGCAAAGATTGTCACCAACATCCGCGACCTCACTCCAGAGGACCTCGGTGAGGCCGAGCTCGTCGAGCAGAGGAAAGTGGCTGGAGAGAACATGATCTTCGTCGAGGGCTGCAAGAACCCGAAGGCCGTAACCATACTCATCCGCGGCGGCACCGAGCACGTCGTTGACGAGGTCGAGAGGGCCCTTGAGGACGCCGTCAAGGTCGTCAAGGACATCATCGAGGACGGCAAGATCGTTGCAGCAGGTGGTGCTCCGGAGATCGAGCTCGCCATCAGGCTCGACGAGTACGCCAAGGAGGTCGGTGGAAAGGAGCAGCTCGCCATCGAGGCCTTCGCCGAGGCCCTGAAGGTAATCCCGAGGACCCTCGCCGAGAACGCCGGTCTCGACCCGATCGAGACCCTCGTTAAGGTCATCGCCGCCCACAAGGAGAAGGGACCGACCATCGGTGTCGACGTCTTCGAGGGCGAGCCGGCAGACATGATGGAGCGCGGCGTCATCGCGCCGGTCAGGGTTCCGAAGCAGGCCATCAAGAGCGCCAGCGAGGCAGCCATAATGATCCTCAGAATCGACGACGTCATCGCCGCCAGCAAGCTCGAGAAGGACAAGGAGGGCGGCAAGGGTGGAAGTGAGGACTTCAGCAGCGACCTCGACTGA
- a CDS encoding Lrp/AsnC family transcriptional regulator, which translates to MPGEEFSQSEMEFLISILEKYPTESLKKIAELEGIDYYRLKRIYDKYYGTKLTVNPIYDIKKLGLRSFVAFLSVPQEDLFEVADRMKANPFIVYINAMFGFKNGISAILYIPKDQVDLIDDLLAKYSDDYEYYEMRSYLHYSGDDNFGDWYLSYPYAQLMDLHLWDARRPISEIAKALGKSRSTVNYMLDRLRKEKIILEYIVVVDAPAYDRGVLGLTREFNDEVIEKFKEYEIQVGFSPRDGWYLIEWYFSSKEDLASKIMEFSKYVEKLGIEYFDVLNPVMEKYREWRFSGMVRKDGKGYRCILDF; encoded by the coding sequence ATGCCTGGGGAGGAGTTTTCCCAGTCTGAAATGGAGTTTCTAATAAGTATACTGGAGAAATATCCAACCGAGAGCCTCAAGAAAATAGCCGAGCTTGAGGGTATCGACTACTATCGACTAAAACGTATCTACGACAAATACTACGGAACAAAACTCACGGTTAATCCGATATATGACATTAAAAAACTTGGCCTTAGGAGTTTTGTTGCCTTCCTCTCCGTTCCTCAGGAGGATCTCTTTGAAGTTGCTGATAGAATGAAGGCGAATCCTTTTATCGTTTACATAAATGCGATGTTCGGCTTTAAGAATGGTATCTCGGCGATACTTTACATCCCCAAGGATCAGGTTGACCTCATTGATGATCTGCTGGCCAAGTACTCCGATGACTATGAGTACTACGAGATGAGAAGTTATCTACACTACTCAGGCGACGATAACTTTGGCGACTGGTACTTAAGCTATCCCTATGCTCAACTCATGGATCTTCACTTGTGGGATGCTCGAAGGCCCATTTCGGAGATAGCTAAAGCCCTCGGAAAGAGCCGATCCACTGTGAACTACATGCTGGACAGGCTCAGAAAGGAGAAAATAATACTTGAGTACATAGTTGTGGTGGATGCCCCGGCCTACGATAGGGGAGTTCTTGGCCTGACCAGGGAGTTTAACGATGAAGTCATTGAAAAGTTCAAAGAGTACGAAATACAGGTTGGGTTCTCTCCAAGGGATGGATGGTATCTTATTGAGTGGTATTTCTCCTCAAAAGAGGATCTGGCATCGAAAATTATGGAGTTCAGCAAGTACGTTGAAAAGCTTGGTATTGAGTATTTCGATGTTTTGAACCCCGTAATGGAAAAATACAGAGAATGGCGCTTTTCAGGGATGGTAAGAAAGGATGGAAAGGGGTACCGTTGCATACTCGATTTTTAA
- a CDS encoding adenosine-specific kinase, with translation MVKIEVVDIEKPEGVEVIIGQGNFSIFTVDDLARALLTAVPGIKFGIAMNEAKPQLTRYTGNDEELEELAAKNALKIGAGHVFVILMRNAFPINVLNTVKNHPAVAMVYGASENPFQVIVAETELGRSILGVVDGKAANRIETEEQKKERRELVEKIGYTIH, from the coding sequence ATGGTGAAGATAGAAGTCGTGGACATTGAAAAACCTGAGGGAGTCGAGGTCATAATAGGACAGGGAAACTTTTCCATATTCACAGTTGACGATCTTGCTAGGGCTCTTCTCACGGCAGTACCCGGAATAAAATTTGGAATAGCCATGAACGAGGCCAAACCCCAGCTGACTAGATATACTGGCAACGACGAGGAGCTTGAGGAGCTCGCCGCAAAGAACGCCCTCAAAATCGGTGCAGGTCATGTCTTCGTAATTCTGATGAGAAACGCATTCCCGATTAACGTTCTGAACACCGTTAAAAATCATCCAGCCGTTGCGATGGTTTACGGTGCCAGTGAGAATCCCTTCCAGGTCATAGTGGCAGAGACCGAACTGGGAAGAAGCATTCTTGGAGTGGTCGATGGAAAAGCCGCCAACAGAATAGAGACAGAGGAACAGAAGAAGGAGAGAAGAGAACTCGTCGAGAAAATCGGCTACACAATACACTGA
- a CDS encoding XTP/dITP diphosphatase: MRLAFITSNPGKVREARKYLEPLGIEVHQVKISYPEIQADTLEEVAEYGAKWIAERFKEPFFLDDSGLFIKALKGFPGVYSAYVYKTIGYQGILKLMSGVKNREAHFKSVIAYWDGELHLFTGVVEGFITEEARGSKGFGFDPIFRPEGFEKTFAEMTTEEKNRISHRGRALKAFATWLKENLK, from the coding sequence ATGAGGCTGGCCTTTATTACCTCTAACCCGGGCAAAGTAAGGGAAGCAAGGAAATACTTAGAACCGCTTGGAATCGAGGTACACCAGGTGAAGATCAGCTATCCCGAAATCCAAGCGGATACACTCGAGGAAGTAGCCGAGTACGGGGCCAAGTGGATTGCAGAGAGATTTAAGGAACCCTTTTTCCTCGACGATTCGGGTCTCTTCATTAAGGCTCTAAAAGGCTTTCCAGGGGTTTATTCAGCCTACGTTTACAAGACCATTGGGTACCAGGGAATATTAAAGCTTATGAGCGGGGTAAAAAACAGAGAAGCACACTTCAAAAGCGTGATAGCCTACTGGGACGGGGAACTGCATCTCTTCACAGGCGTTGTCGAAGGTTTCATAACTGAAGAGGCCCGTGGAAGCAAAGGGTTTGGCTTCGATCCGATTTTCAGGCCGGAGGGCTTTGAAAAGACTTTTGCCGAAATGACAACGGAGGAAAAGAACAGGATATCACACAGGGGGAGAGCCCTTAAGGCCTTTGCCACCTGGCTAAAAGAAAATCTTAAATAA
- a CDS encoding zinc finger domain-containing protein: protein MKFEIPVCTSCGKEITPREHATHFVCPNCGEAIIWRCESCRVLSAPYKCPNCGWEGP, encoded by the coding sequence ATGAAGTTCGAGATACCCGTATGCACCTCATGCGGAAAGGAGATAACCCCAAGGGAGCACGCCACCCACTTCGTCTGCCCGAACTGTGGTGAGGCGATCATCTGGCGCTGTGAATCCTGCAGAGTCTTGAGCGCTCCCTACAAGTGCCCCAACTGCGGCTGGGAGGGGCCGTGA
- a CDS encoding tetratricopeptide repeat protein has protein sequence MTGVKAEWEKALAKKDCEKLLELFDDYIDTIEDEEELKKELERLKEVVLECEDPYGLAHEIGHVYAHLDDVEGGIDLYKRLVELKKDDPEEYATALYYLADAYEHFGKPDKAIEVYAKLLKHEEEVLKNEKEIALTLANLAVNYDELGETEKAIELMERAREIFEKLNDEKNHMISLLDLAHFHYELGNYEAAEALIKEVLRNPRDDEIEINAKLVEAEIWAGREDYDRAFKALREALLKAINVSDDVFGVVFDTLIDFIEGLFNEGAYDVVAKNMESFAELFEDDTAYFFRAIGELARWKAGDEEAKKRFDELYSKVENEELKAILDEWKRPKLSLSLGL, from the coding sequence ATGACCGGTGTAAAAGCCGAGTGGGAAAAGGCCTTAGCGAAGAAGGACTGTGAGAAGTTGCTCGAACTCTTTGACGATTACATTGACACGATTGAGGACGAGGAGGAGCTTAAGAAGGAACTCGAGAGGCTCAAAGAGGTTGTCTTGGAGTGTGAAGACCCCTACGGCCTCGCCCATGAGATTGGCCACGTCTACGCGCACCTCGACGACGTTGAGGGTGGAATAGACCTCTATAAAAGACTCGTTGAGCTTAAGAAAGACGACCCCGAGGAGTACGCGACGGCCCTCTACTACCTGGCGGATGCATACGAGCACTTTGGAAAGCCAGACAAGGCAATCGAGGTCTATGCAAAGCTTTTGAAACACGAGGAAGAGGTTCTGAAGAACGAGAAGGAGATTGCCCTGACCTTAGCGAACCTTGCTGTGAACTACGACGAGCTTGGGGAAACCGAGAAGGCAATAGAGCTGATGGAGCGCGCGAGGGAGATATTTGAGAAGCTCAACGACGAGAAGAACCATATGATAAGCCTCCTCGATTTGGCTCACTTCCACTACGAGCTCGGTAACTACGAGGCTGCCGAGGCCCTCATAAAGGAAGTCCTTAGAAACCCGAGGGACGATGAGATAGAGATAAACGCGAAGCTCGTCGAGGCGGAAATCTGGGCCGGCAGGGAGGATTATGACAGGGCCTTCAAAGCCCTTCGCGAGGCTTTGCTTAAGGCGATAAACGTCAGCGACGACGTGTTTGGAGTTGTCTTCGACACGCTCATTGACTTCATCGAGGGCCTCTTCAATGAGGGTGCCTATGACGTCGTTGCCAAGAACATGGAATCCTTCGCCGAGCTCTTCGAGGATGATACAGCCTACTTCTTCAGGGCGATAGGCGAGCTTGCCCGCTGGAAGGCCGGCGACGAGGAGGCCAAGAAGCGCTTCGACGAGCTTTACTCAAAGGTTGAGAACGAGGAGCTGAAGGCCATACTCGACGAGTGGAAGAGGCCCAAGCTGAGCCTTAGCCTCGGGCTTTAG
- the taw3 gene encoding tRNA(Phe) 7-((3-amino-3-carboxypropyl)-4-demethylwyosine(37)-N(4))-methyltransferase Taw3 encodes MFLYTKNFEEQKERAMEGLRKALAEDKVDYDIIPLLEKINALDNYFTTSSCSGRISVMEMPHFGDKVNSVWLGKWHREVTVEEVLEAIGKHRSGQLWFLVRSPIIHVAAKTLEDAVKLLNLAVGLGFKYSNIKSVSHKKLLVEIRSTERMDVPLGENEELWVSEEYIGKIVNLANAQVRRFKGKLKRLEEEIEKL; translated from the coding sequence ATGTTCCTCTACACCAAGAACTTCGAGGAGCAGAAAGAAAGGGCTATGGAAGGCCTCAGGAAAGCTCTGGCCGAGGACAAGGTAGATTACGATATAATCCCCCTCCTTGAGAAGATCAACGCCCTCGATAACTACTTCACTACAAGCTCATGCTCCGGTAGGATTTCGGTCATGGAGATGCCCCACTTCGGCGACAAGGTGAACTCGGTCTGGCTCGGCAAGTGGCACAGGGAAGTAACGGTTGAGGAAGTTCTTGAAGCCATCGGAAAGCACCGCTCCGGCCAGCTGTGGTTTCTAGTGAGGAGTCCGATCATCCACGTCGCGGCTAAAACCCTGGAAGACGCCGTGAAGCTGCTCAACCTCGCGGTAGGCCTCGGCTTCAAGTACAGCAACATCAAGAGCGTCAGCCACAAGAAGCTCCTCGTCGAGATACGCTCTACCGAGAGGATGGACGTCCCTTTGGGAGAGAACGAGGAACTGTGGGTGAGCGAGGAGTACATCGGAAAGATCGTGAACCTCGCCAACGCACAGGTGAGGCGCTTCAAGGGAAAGCTGAAGAGGCTGGAGGAGGAAATAGAAAAGCTCTGA
- a CDS encoding ABC transporter permease has translation MAFLAVIEKEFRMFFRYPLRVLSSILVGIVFLVQFVYFGEAILGGRYSSLLQASTGVGDYPTYALIGYVLWWVSSSPLEASVWGIRRELQRGTLESNVASPMGLQEMVVSLAVSWMLMDSVVMAVVFLAGVVTFGVNLSWTALLKALPVIGLAFLAFLGSGLIFAGLVMVLKNIGPFAQIFEFLVLFLSGVFFPLSTLPGWVASVSKLIPLTHAASAVRKLLVGMSYSAVTGEVLWLAALTPLYWLVSYAVFRWAEKTARVMGYGGY, from the coding sequence ATGGCCTTCCTGGCTGTCATCGAAAAGGAGTTCAGGATGTTCTTCCGCTACCCGCTCAGGGTTCTGAGCTCAATCTTAGTCGGGATAGTGTTCCTCGTGCAGTTCGTCTACTTCGGAGAGGCAATCCTTGGCGGGAGGTATTCGTCCCTCCTCCAGGCCTCCACCGGGGTCGGTGACTACCCCACCTACGCCCTGATAGGCTACGTCCTCTGGTGGGTCTCGTCCTCACCGCTGGAAGCGTCCGTGTGGGGAATCCGGCGGGAGCTCCAGAGGGGAACGCTGGAGAGCAACGTGGCCTCTCCCATGGGCCTCCAGGAGATGGTGGTCAGCTTGGCCGTGAGCTGGATGCTCATGGACTCCGTGGTTATGGCCGTCGTCTTCCTGGCCGGCGTGGTGACTTTTGGAGTGAACCTCTCCTGGACGGCCCTTCTCAAGGCCCTTCCCGTTATAGGGCTGGCCTTCCTGGCTTTCCTCGGTTCGGGCTTAATCTTTGCTGGCCTCGTGATGGTCCTCAAGAACATAGGGCCCTTTGCCCAGATATTCGAGTTCCTGGTTCTCTTTCTCTCGGGCGTCTTCTTCCCCCTTTCAACGCTCCCGGGCTGGGTCGCCTCGGTCTCAAAGCTAATCCCGCTAACGCACGCCGCCAGTGCGGTCAGAAAGCTGCTCGTCGGGATGTCGTATTCAGCCGTAACCGGCGAGGTCCTGTGGCTCGCCGCATTAACGCCCCTCTACTGGCTCGTGAGCTACGCGGTGTTCAGGTGGGCGGAGAAAACCGCCAGGGTGATGGGCTATGGCGGCTACTGA
- a CDS encoding ATP-binding cassette domain-containing protein, whose translation MPAIEVNDLRKSYPKKIPLPFRRVEWVEALKGVSFKVKKGELFGLLGPNGAGKTTTIKILTTLLEPSGGSAKVLSYDVVTQAREVRRRINLVAEGERTLYWRLSAYENLRYFASIYYVPKDEAEKRIRELLQLVGLWERRNDLVMGFSRGMKQRLAIAKALINDPDVLFLDEPTLGLDVQSAVFVREFVERLVREEGKTVLLTTHYMAEAERLCDRIAIIDHGRIIALDTPENLKKLVSEGETVEIRVKNLRPEKVKAVDERLAVSEEDPTRGTLILRGNLDEEDLPKVVEKLIKAGAKVLSVERVEPTLEDVFIKLTGRALRD comes from the coding sequence ATGCCGGCGATTGAAGTCAATGATTTGCGAAAGAGCTACCCAAAGAAGATACCCCTCCCCTTTAGGCGCGTCGAGTGGGTGGAGGCCCTCAAAGGCGTCTCCTTCAAGGTCAAAAAAGGTGAACTATTCGGCCTCCTCGGCCCTAACGGTGCGGGAAAGACCACGACGATAAAAATCCTCACAACCCTTCTGGAACCGAGCGGGGGGAGCGCGAAGGTTCTCAGCTACGACGTCGTCACCCAGGCGAGGGAAGTCAGGAGAAGAATAAACCTCGTTGCCGAAGGCGAGAGGACACTCTACTGGCGGCTGAGCGCCTACGAAAACCTCCGCTACTTTGCCAGCATCTACTACGTCCCAAAAGACGAGGCCGAGAAGAGGATAAGGGAACTTCTCCAGCTCGTCGGCCTCTGGGAGAGGAGGAACGACTTGGTTATGGGCTTCTCACGCGGAATGAAGCAGAGGTTGGCCATAGCCAAGGCCCTGATAAACGACCCAGATGTTCTCTTTCTGGATGAGCCTACCCTCGGCCTCGACGTCCAGAGTGCCGTATTCGTCAGGGAGTTCGTGGAAAGACTCGTGAGGGAGGAGGGCAAGACGGTTCTCCTGACGACCCACTACATGGCCGAGGCAGAAAGACTCTGCGACAGGATTGCCATAATCGACCACGGAAGGATAATAGCCCTCGACACGCCGGAGAACCTCAAGAAGCTCGTCAGTGAGGGTGAAACGGTGGAGATACGGGTTAAAAACCTGAGACCGGAAAAGGTGAAGGCCGTTGATGAGAGGCTGGCAGTTTCCGAAGAAGATCCTACACGCGGAACCCTCATCCTCAGGGGGAACCTCGACGAGGAAGACCTACCAAAGGTTGTTGAGAAGCTCATAAAAGCAGGGGCAAAGGTTCTATCTGTGGAGAGGGTCGAGCCGACGCTGGAGGACGTGTTCATAAAGCTAACAGGAAGGGCGCTGAGGGATTAA
- a CDS encoding elongation factor 1-beta — MADYNMVAVVKVMPTDPDVNLDELEAKLKEALPEKFGLAKVEREPIAFGLVALKFYVLAKDEEGYDLDQILEAFRQVENVESAEVETVSRI, encoded by the coding sequence ATGGCAGACTACAACATGGTTGCCGTCGTTAAGGTCATGCCGACCGACCCGGATGTAAACCTCGACGAGCTCGAGGCTAAGCTCAAGGAGGCACTTCCCGAGAAGTTCGGCCTTGCCAAGGTCGAGCGCGAGCCCATAGCTTTCGGCCTCGTCGCCCTCAAGTTCTACGTCTTAGCTAAGGACGAGGAGGGCTACGACCTCGACCAGATCCTCGAGGCCTTCAGGCAGGTTGAGAACGTCGAGAGCGCAGAAGTTGAAACTGTTTCAAGGATCTGA
- a CDS encoding Lrp/AsnC family transcriptional regulator, producing MSGHIDEIDLQLLEELRENARENIASLSKKLKIPRTTVHYRIKKLVEEGIIEKFTIKPNYKKLDLGTTAFILARYDPESGINQREVAKMVAALDGVYEVHIITGEWDLLIKVRAKNSEEIGKIVIDRLREIKGIGQTVTMVSFVSVKEEI from the coding sequence ATGAGTGGACATATTGATGAAATAGACCTTCAGCTTCTTGAAGAATTAAGGGAAAATGCCAGAGAGAACATAGCTTCCCTCAGCAAGAAGCTGAAAATACCCAGGACAACAGTACATTACAGGATAAAGAAGCTCGTTGAAGAAGGAATCATAGAGAAGTTCACTATAAAGCCAAATTACAAGAAACTCGACTTGGGGACTACCGCATTTATACTCGCTCGCTATGATCCAGAATCGGGCATAAACCAGAGAGAAGTCGCCAAGATGGTCGCGGCCCTTGATGGAGTGTATGAAGTCCATATAATCACCGGAGAATGGGATCTTCTGATAAAGGTAAGGGCCAAGAACTCGGAAGAAATCGGAAAGATAGTTATTGACAGGCTCAGGGAAATAAAGGGCATTGGCCAAACTGTCACCATGGTCTCCTTCGTGTCGGTAAAAGAAGAAATCTAA
- a CDS encoding DUF1464 family protein, with protein MRVIGVDPGTKSFDVIGLEDGKIKLDLTFPSEVVAQEPGKIVKAIEEFNADLIIGPSGYGVPLKHISELTERDRFEMTLVREDELKEIPVLIGLQKMVSEMAEKGMNVWFIPGVIHLPTVPEWRKYNKIDMGTADKMAITVLGIYDQAERLGIEYKDVSFVLLEVGFGYNYAGAVKGGKIVDGIGGTVFPGPAYVNSGALDGEVAYLLREIKKWHLFWGGATVIAANEILPPEEFAKRLDEEPFAKAWEAMKNGFLKAVASELAVVKEAKEIILSGRLMRIDELRKDVENLFEEHFGLPVVRQRGLEGMAKEAAQGSAIIADGLAGGQFKELVEHVEIKKSRGSVLDYVKLPLEV; from the coding sequence ATGAGGGTTATAGGCGTTGATCCGGGCACGAAGAGCTTCGACGTCATAGGGCTTGAAGACGGGAAGATAAAGCTCGACCTGACTTTTCCGAGTGAAGTGGTGGCCCAGGAGCCAGGGAAAATCGTGAAGGCGATAGAAGAGTTCAACGCGGACCTCATAATCGGCCCCTCGGGCTATGGAGTTCCCTTAAAGCACATAAGCGAGCTGACTGAAAGAGACCGCTTCGAGATGACCTTAGTGAGAGAGGACGAGCTGAAGGAGATACCCGTCCTCATAGGCCTCCAGAAGATGGTATCGGAGATGGCTGAAAAGGGAATGAACGTCTGGTTCATACCGGGCGTCATCCACCTCCCAACCGTCCCCGAGTGGAGGAAGTACAACAAGATCGACATGGGAACCGCTGACAAGATGGCCATAACCGTCCTCGGGATCTACGACCAGGCAGAGAGGCTCGGAATCGAGTATAAAGACGTCTCCTTTGTCCTCCTGGAGGTCGGCTTCGGATACAACTACGCCGGAGCGGTTAAGGGCGGGAAGATAGTGGATGGAATAGGCGGCACTGTTTTCCCTGGCCCGGCATATGTGAACAGCGGCGCCCTCGATGGCGAGGTCGCTTACCTTCTAAGGGAGATCAAGAAGTGGCACCTGTTCTGGGGCGGTGCAACTGTTATAGCGGCCAACGAAATCCTCCCGCCCGAGGAATTTGCCAAGAGACTTGACGAAGAACCCTTCGCCAAGGCCTGGGAGGCCATGAAGAACGGCTTCCTAAAGGCTGTCGCGAGTGAACTGGCCGTTGTGAAGGAAGCGAAGGAGATAATCCTATCCGGAAGGCTAATGCGCATAGACGAGCTCAGAAAGGACGTTGAGAACCTCTTTGAGGAGCACTTCGGCCTTCCGGTGGTGAGGCAGAGGGGCCTCGAGGGCATGGCAAAGGAGGCCGCCCAGGGGAGCGCTATAATAGCGGACGGCCTTGCCGGCGGGCAGTTTAAGGAACTCGTCGAGCACGTCGAGATAAAGAAGAGCCGCGGTAGCGTTCTCGACTACGTTAAGTTACCGCTGGAGGTTTAA